A single region of the Leptodactylus fuscus isolate aLepFus1 chromosome 5, aLepFus1.hap2, whole genome shotgun sequence genome encodes:
- the DNASE2 gene encoding deoxyribonuclease-2-alpha isoform X1, which translates to MMYMPNLLAASFLFSSSDYSSSHKMTFLVLMSLVLPSLCSAAISCYGDQGQPVDWFIVYKLPRLDHTPEGGMKYMYQDSKSEGWVHGASLMNSTESAVGQTLSQLYKSCQSKNAAYVLYNDQIPEGMANAIRGHTKGVVLLDQTQGFWLIHSTPHFPPSSSQQYDWPSNAFHNGQSFICVTYPYGQFKEIGTQLMYNTITPYDSSIPDTFSDDLPDLVAAAKKKQVTQPPWNRQVTLTSIGGKQFTSFAKHALFGDDLYSGWVSEVLKSDLFVQFWLNSQGILHSNCSQQYHTYNVHSISFGSGLNYSSNIDHSKWCVTSSDNPGWACIGDINRDHEEMQRGGGTLCSSDPIVWKSFKALVSKYSDCGH; encoded by the exons ATTCCTCCAGCCATAAGATGACTTTTCTAGTCTTGATGTCCCTTGTCCTGCCCAGTCTCTGCTCTGCAGCCATCTCTTGCTATGGAGACCAAGGACAACCTGTAGACTG GTTCATTGTGTACAAGTTGCCTCGTCTAGATCACACCCCTGAGGGGGGCATGAAGTATATGTACCAGGATAGTAAAAGTGAGGGATGGGTGCATGGGGCATCACTAATGAACAGCACAGAAAGTGCTGTGGGCCAAACACTCAGCCAACTCTACAAGTCTTGTCAGTCAAAG AATGCGGCTTATGTGCTGTACAATGACCAAATTCCTGAAGGCATGGCCAATGCCATTCGTGGCCACACCAAAG GTGTTGTTCTCCTGGACCAGACACAAGGCTTCTGGCTGATACACAGCACTCCTCACTTCCCGCCATCCAGTTCGCAACAGTATGACTGGCCCTCGAATGCGTTTCACAATGGCCAGTCCTTCATCTGTGTCACTTACCCATACGGACAGTTCAAAGAGATCG GCACCCAGCTCATGTACAACACCATCACCCCTTATGATTCCTCAATTCCTGACACCTTCAGTGATGACCTACCTGATCTGGTGGCCGCAGCAAAGAAGAAGCAGGTAACCCAACCACCGTGGAACCGGCAAGTCACCCTCACCTCAATTGGCGGGAAGCAATTCACAAGTTTTGCCAAGCATGCACTATTTGGAGATG ATCTGTATTCAGGATGGGTATCAGAGGTCTTGAAGTCAGACCTGTTTGTTCAGTTCTGGTTGAATTCCCAGGGCATCCTTCATTCCAACTGCTCGCAGCAATATCACACATATAACGTTCACTCAATCTCCTTTGGCTCTGGTCTCAACTACTCGTCTAATATCGACCACTCCAAGTGGTGCGTGACCTCGTCGGACAACCCGGGCTGGGCCTGTATTGGTGATATAAACCGGGACCATGAGGAGATGCAGCGAGGAGGGGGCACATTGTGCAGCTCAGACCCCATCGTGTGGAAATCCTTTAAGGCCTTGGTATCTAAATATAGCGATTGCGGCCATTGA
- the DNASE2 gene encoding deoxyribonuclease-2-alpha isoform X2: MTFLVLMSLVLPSLCSAAISCYGDQGQPVDWFIVYKLPRLDHTPEGGMKYMYQDSKSEGWVHGASLMNSTESAVGQTLSQLYKSCQSKNAAYVLYNDQIPEGMANAIRGHTKGVVLLDQTQGFWLIHSTPHFPPSSSQQYDWPSNAFHNGQSFICVTYPYGQFKEIGTQLMYNTITPYDSSIPDTFSDDLPDLVAAAKKKQVTQPPWNRQVTLTSIGGKQFTSFAKHALFGDDLYSGWVSEVLKSDLFVQFWLNSQGILHSNCSQQYHTYNVHSISFGSGLNYSSNIDHSKWCVTSSDNPGWACIGDINRDHEEMQRGGGTLCSSDPIVWKSFKALVSKYSDCGH; this comes from the exons ATGACTTTTCTAGTCTTGATGTCCCTTGTCCTGCCCAGTCTCTGCTCTGCAGCCATCTCTTGCTATGGAGACCAAGGACAACCTGTAGACTG GTTCATTGTGTACAAGTTGCCTCGTCTAGATCACACCCCTGAGGGGGGCATGAAGTATATGTACCAGGATAGTAAAAGTGAGGGATGGGTGCATGGGGCATCACTAATGAACAGCACAGAAAGTGCTGTGGGCCAAACACTCAGCCAACTCTACAAGTCTTGTCAGTCAAAG AATGCGGCTTATGTGCTGTACAATGACCAAATTCCTGAAGGCATGGCCAATGCCATTCGTGGCCACACCAAAG GTGTTGTTCTCCTGGACCAGACACAAGGCTTCTGGCTGATACACAGCACTCCTCACTTCCCGCCATCCAGTTCGCAACAGTATGACTGGCCCTCGAATGCGTTTCACAATGGCCAGTCCTTCATCTGTGTCACTTACCCATACGGACAGTTCAAAGAGATCG GCACCCAGCTCATGTACAACACCATCACCCCTTATGATTCCTCAATTCCTGACACCTTCAGTGATGACCTACCTGATCTGGTGGCCGCAGCAAAGAAGAAGCAGGTAACCCAACCACCGTGGAACCGGCAAGTCACCCTCACCTCAATTGGCGGGAAGCAATTCACAAGTTTTGCCAAGCATGCACTATTTGGAGATG ATCTGTATTCAGGATGGGTATCAGAGGTCTTGAAGTCAGACCTGTTTGTTCAGTTCTGGTTGAATTCCCAGGGCATCCTTCATTCCAACTGCTCGCAGCAATATCACACATATAACGTTCACTCAATCTCCTTTGGCTCTGGTCTCAACTACTCGTCTAATATCGACCACTCCAAGTGGTGCGTGACCTCGTCGGACAACCCGGGCTGGGCCTGTATTGGTGATATAAACCGGGACCATGAGGAGATGCAGCGAGGAGGGGGCACATTGTGCAGCTCAGACCCCATCGTGTGGAAATCCTTTAAGGCCTTGGTATCTAAATATAGCGATTGCGGCCATTGA